The DNA segment CCACAGACCGCCCATCTTGAAGATGTTCTGCTCGTGGTGGCAGGCAACGATCACCGCACCGGACGCAAGGAACAGCAGGGCCTTGAAGAAGGCGTGGGTCATCAGGTGGAAAATCGCGCCATCCCAGGCACCAACGCCCAGCGCCAGGAACATGTAGCCGATCTGGCTCATGGTCGAGTAGGCGAGGATGCGTTTGATGTCGGTTTGTACCAGTGCGGCGAAACCCGCCAGAACCAGCGTCACACCACCGACGATGCCGACCAGGTGCAGGATTTCCGGCGCCAGGGTGAACAGACCGTGGGTACGGGCGATCAGGTAGACACCGGCGGTCACCATGGTTGCAGCGTGGATCAGTGCCGACACCGGGGTCGGACCGGCCATTGCGTCCGCAAGCCAGGTTTGCAGTGGCAGTTGCGCCGATTTACCGACCGCACCACCCAGCAGCATCAAGGTCGCCAGGGTGATCCAGAAGTCGCCGACCTGGAATTTCTGCGGTGCCAACACCAGCAGTTCCTGAATGTTCAATGTGCCCACTTGCTGGAACAGGATGAACAGGCCGATGGCCATGAACACGTCGCCGATCCGGGTCACGATGAAGGCCTTGAGTGCGGCGTTACCGTTGTTGCGGTTGCTGTAGTAGAAACCGATCAACAGGTACGAGCACAGACCCACGCCTTCCCAGCCGAAGTACAGGAACAACAGGTTATCGCCGAGCACCAGGAACAGCATGCTGGCGATAAACAGGTTGGTGTACGAGAAGAAGCGCGAGTAACCCGCTTCGCCGCGCATGTACCAGGACGCGAACAGGTGGATCAGGAAACCCACGCCCACCACCACGCCGAGCATGGTGATCGACAGGCCGTCGATGTAGAGGGCGAAGTCAGGCTTGAAGCCTTCGACCGCCATCCACTTCCACAGGACCAGGGTGTAGTGACCGCCCTCGGGAGGCGCGACGTTGAATTGCCAGATGACGTAGGCGGCGACAATCGCCGACAAGCCAATGGAACCCACGCCGATCAGCGCCGAGAGGTTTTCCGACCAGCGTCCACGGGAGAACGACAGCAGCAGGAAACCGATCAGAGGGAATACGAAAGTCAGAAAGATTAGGTTCATCCGCGCATC comes from the Pseudomonas sp. RSB 5.4 genome and includes:
- the nuoL gene encoding NADH-quinone oxidoreductase subunit L, yielding MNLIFLTFVFPLIGFLLLSFSRGRWSENLSALIGVGSIGLSAIVAAYVIWQFNVAPPEGGHYTLVLWKWMAVEGFKPDFALYIDGLSITMLGVVVGVGFLIHLFASWYMRGEAGYSRFFSYTNLFIASMLFLVLGDNLLFLYFGWEGVGLCSYLLIGFYYSNRNNGNAALKAFIVTRIGDVFMAIGLFILFQQVGTLNIQELLVLAPQKFQVGDFWITLATLMLLGGAVGKSAQLPLQTWLADAMAGPTPVSALIHAATMVTAGVYLIARTHGLFTLAPEILHLVGIVGGVTLVLAGFAALVQTDIKRILAYSTMSQIGYMFLALGVGAWDGAIFHLMTHAFFKALLFLASGAVIVACHHEQNIFKMGGLWKKLPLAYASFIVGGAALAALPLVTAGFYSKDEILWEAFASGNHGLLYAGLVGAFMTSLYTFRLIFITFHGEAKTEAHAGHGIAHWLPLSVLIVLSTFIGAMIVPPLHGVLPESVGHAGGEAKHSLEIASGAIALAGILLAALLFLGKRRFVTAIANSGIGRFLSAWWFAAWGFDWIYDKLFVKPYLAISHVLRRDPLDQTIGLIPRMAKGGHTALSRTETGQLRWYAASMAAGAVLVIGAIVLVAV